A single region of the Streptomyces sp. AM 4-1-1 genome encodes:
- the thiE gene encoding thiamine phosphate synthase, with product MSTSTPRALLSDARLYLCTDARKRQGDLPAFLDAVLSSGVDIVQLRDKGMEAAEELDHLAVFADACRRHGKLLAVNDRADVAHAIGSDVLHLGQGDLPVPAARAVLGDGVLIGRSTHAESEVDAAMAQPGVDYFCTGPCWPTPTKPGRHAPGLGLVRHAASLGRPRPWFAIGGIDAGNLDEVLDAGARRIVVVRAVTEADDPASAAAGLAERIRARDV from the coding sequence ATGTCCACGTCCACGCCTCGCGCGCTACTGTCCGACGCCCGGCTCTATCTGTGCACGGACGCCCGCAAGCGGCAGGGCGACCTCCCCGCGTTCCTCGACGCCGTGCTCTCGTCCGGGGTGGACATCGTCCAGCTGCGCGACAAGGGCATGGAGGCGGCCGAGGAGCTGGACCACCTGGCGGTGTTCGCCGACGCCTGCCGCCGCCACGGCAAGCTCCTCGCCGTGAACGACCGGGCCGATGTGGCGCACGCCATAGGTTCCGACGTGCTGCACCTGGGACAGGGCGACCTGCCGGTGCCCGCCGCCCGCGCCGTCCTCGGCGACGGCGTGCTCATCGGCCGCTCCACCCACGCCGAGTCGGAGGTCGACGCTGCCATGGCCCAGCCGGGCGTCGACTACTTCTGCACCGGGCCCTGCTGGCCCACCCCGACCAAACCCGGACGGCACGCCCCCGGCCTCGGCCTGGTGCGACACGCGGCCTCGCTCGGCCGGCCACGCCCGTGGTTCGCCATCGGCGGGATCGACGCGGGCAATCTGGACGAGGTGCTGGACGCGGGCGCGCGCCGGATCGTCGTGGTGCGGGCCGTCACCGAGGCCGACGACCCCGCCTCGGCCGCCGCGGGTCTGGCGGAGCGAATCAGGGCACGGGACGTATGA
- a CDS encoding Rv2175c family DNA-binding protein has protein sequence MTEIDARIDALVPAWLHLPDIAEMLDVEVTRVRQLVKEGQLIAVRRGENRALQVPAAFIDGTKVVKGLAGTLTLLRDDGYTDVEMLEWLFTPDPTLPGSPAQALSENRGTEVKRRAQALAV, from the coding sequence GTGACCGAGATTGACGCAAGGATCGATGCTCTCGTCCCCGCCTGGCTCCACCTGCCCGACATCGCGGAAATGCTCGATGTCGAGGTGACGCGTGTACGGCAGCTGGTCAAGGAGGGCCAGCTCATCGCCGTACGACGTGGGGAGAACCGGGCGCTCCAGGTGCCCGCCGCCTTCATCGACGGCACCAAGGTGGTGAAGGGCCTCGCGGGGACCCTGACCCTCCTGAGGGACGACGGCTACACCGACGTGGAGATGCTGGAATGGCTCTTCACCCCCGACCCCACCCTGCCCGGCAGCCCGGCCCAGGCGCTGAGCGAGAATCGCGGCACGGAGGTGAAGCGTCGCGCCCAGGCGCTCGCCGTCTGA
- a CDS encoding FAD-dependent oxidoreductase, translating into MSEQTEQQTESRRRVVVVGAGMAGVRTAVALREQGFTGSVTLIGAEPHPPYDRPPLSKAVLLGTAEHSAFDIDFAALDIELRLGLEVTGVRPSAHEVDTAAGTVPYDVLVVATGAEPVTLPGSGDAPGVHLLRTLDDATRLRPVLDERRPVVVVGAGWIGAEFTTAARAAGCRVTVVEAADRPLAGTMPAEVAAPMAAWYAESGAELLTLARVARVEPGAVVLAGDASGADGRVIAADAVVVGIGARPATGPLAGSGIRLGPDGSVTADSALRASVADVYAVGDCASFPSARYGERLLVHHWDNALQGPRTVAANIIGAEAGEPPVPYDPVPYFWSEQFGCFVQYAGHHAAADTLLWRGDPADPSWTVCWLRDGMLVAVLAVGRPRDLAQGRKLVEAAARVDPVRVADPSVPLKSTRTDAP; encoded by the coding sequence GTGAGCGAGCAGACCGAACAGCAGACAGAGAGCCGCCGCCGAGTGGTCGTCGTCGGGGCGGGCATGGCGGGCGTCCGGACCGCGGTCGCCCTGCGTGAGCAGGGCTTCACCGGCTCGGTCACCCTCATCGGCGCCGAACCCCACCCGCCGTACGACAGGCCCCCGCTCTCCAAGGCCGTGCTGCTCGGAACCGCCGAGCACTCCGCCTTCGACATCGACTTCGCGGCGCTGGACATCGAACTGCGGCTGGGGCTGGAGGTGACCGGTGTGCGTCCCTCGGCGCACGAGGTGGACACCGCCGCCGGGACCGTCCCGTACGACGTCCTGGTCGTCGCCACCGGGGCCGAACCCGTCACGCTCCCCGGCTCCGGGGACGCCCCCGGCGTCCATCTGCTGCGCACCCTCGACGACGCGACCCGGCTGCGGCCGGTGCTCGACGAGCGGCGCCCGGTCGTGGTCGTCGGCGCGGGCTGGATCGGCGCGGAGTTCACCACGGCGGCCCGCGCGGCGGGCTGCCGGGTCACCGTCGTCGAGGCCGCCGACCGGCCGCTCGCGGGCACCATGCCGGCCGAGGTCGCCGCCCCGATGGCCGCCTGGTACGCGGAGAGCGGCGCGGAACTGCTCACGCTCGCCCGGGTGGCGCGCGTCGAACCGGGCGCGGTCGTCCTCGCCGGGGACGCGTCCGGTGCGGACGGCCGGGTGATCGCGGCCGACGCCGTCGTCGTCGGGATCGGCGCCAGGCCCGCCACCGGCCCGCTCGCCGGGTCCGGCATCCGGCTCGGCCCGGACGGTTCGGTGACCGCCGACAGCGCCCTGCGCGCCTCGGTGGCCGATGTGTACGCCGTCGGGGACTGCGCCTCCTTCCCCTCCGCCCGCTACGGCGAACGCCTGCTGGTCCACCACTGGGACAACGCCCTCCAGGGCCCGAGGACCGTCGCCGCGAACATCATCGGCGCCGAGGCGGGCGAGCCGCCCGTGCCGTACGACCCGGTGCCGTACTTCTGGTCCGAGCAGTTCGGCTGCTTCGTCCAGTACGCGGGCCACCACGCGGCCGCCGACACCCTGCTGTGGCGCGGCGACCCGGCGGACCCCTCCTGGACGGTGTGCTGGCTGCGCGACGGGATGCTGGTCGCGGTCCTCGCGGTCGGCCGCCCGCGCGATCTGGCGCAGGGCCGCAAGCTGGTCGAGGCGGCGGCGCGGGTCGATCCGGTACGGGTCGCCGACCCCTCCGTGCCGCTGAAGTCCACCAGGACCGACGCGCCCTGA
- the thiO gene encoding glycine oxidase ThiO, which translates to MRSSETTGARGDGPGPGEETGGPGQDRSGRGPARGPWSSAGSDVLVIGGGIIGLVTAWRAAQHGLRTAVADPGPGGGAARVAAGMLAAVTELHYGEELLLGLNVASAARYPAFAAELTEASGQDIGFRACGTLAVALDSDDRAQLRELHELQRRCGLDSDWLTGRECRRLEPMLAPGVRGGLRVDGDHQVDPRRLAAALLTACERAGVRFHRERVARLSVVRDRAVGAVLAGGARLTADQVVLAAGSLSGRLAGLPGGVVPPVRPVKGQVLRLTVPPAYAPFLSRTVRAVVRGGHIYLVPRENGELVVGATSEELGWDTTVTAGGVYELLRDAHELVPGITELPLTETRAGLRPASPDNAPLLGPTALPGLLLATGHHRNGVLLTPVTGDALARALTTGELPEVARPFAPGRFPSAAVPVSQEQPV; encoded by the coding sequence ATGCGTTCTTCCGAGACCACAGGTGCTCGCGGGGATGGCCCCGGGCCCGGTGAAGAGACCGGGGGGCCGGGCCAGGACCGGTCCGGGCGGGGCCCCGCGCGGGGCCCGTGGTCCTCCGCCGGTTCCGACGTCCTCGTCATCGGGGGCGGGATCATCGGCCTGGTCACCGCCTGGCGGGCCGCGCAGCACGGGCTGCGTACCGCCGTCGCCGATCCAGGACCGGGCGGCGGGGCCGCGCGGGTCGCGGCCGGAATGCTCGCCGCCGTCACCGAACTCCACTACGGGGAGGAACTGCTGCTCGGCCTCAACGTCGCCTCGGCCGCGCGCTATCCCGCGTTCGCGGCCGAGCTGACGGAGGCGAGCGGCCAGGACATCGGCTTCCGCGCCTGCGGCACGCTGGCCGTCGCGCTGGACTCGGACGACCGGGCGCAGTTGCGGGAGCTGCACGAGCTCCAGCGCCGCTGCGGACTGGATTCCGACTGGCTCACCGGGCGTGAGTGCCGTCGGCTGGAGCCGATGCTCGCGCCGGGCGTGCGCGGGGGCCTGCGCGTCGACGGCGACCACCAGGTCGATCCCCGGCGGCTGGCCGCCGCGCTGCTGACGGCGTGCGAGCGGGCCGGGGTCCGCTTCCACCGGGAGCGGGTGGCACGGCTCTCGGTGGTACGGGACCGGGCGGTCGGCGCCGTGCTCGCGGGCGGCGCCCGGCTCACCGCCGACCAGGTGGTGCTCGCGGCGGGCAGTCTCAGCGGACGGCTCGCCGGACTGCCCGGCGGGGTGGTGCCCCCGGTCCGCCCGGTGAAGGGGCAGGTGCTGCGGCTGACCGTGCCGCCCGCGTACGCCCCGTTCCTCAGCCGGACCGTCCGGGCCGTGGTGCGCGGCGGCCACATCTATCTCGTGCCCCGGGAGAACGGCGAACTCGTGGTGGGCGCCACCAGTGAGGAGCTGGGCTGGGACACCACGGTCACGGCGGGCGGGGTGTACGAGCTGCTGCGCGACGCGCACGAACTGGTGCCCGGCATCACCGAGCTGCCGCTCACCGAGACCCGGGCCGGTCTGCGCCCCGCCTCCCCCGACAACGCCCCGCTGCTGGGCCCCACCGCCCTGCCGGGCCTGCTGCTCGCCACCGGGCACCATCGCAACGGGGTGCTGCTGACCCCCGTCACGGGCGACGCCCTGGCGCGGGCCCTGACCACCGGTGAGCTGCCCGAGGTGGCCCGCCCCTTCGCCCCCGGCCGCTTCCCGTCCGCGGCCGTCCCCGTATCCCAGGAGCAGCCCGTATGA
- the thiS gene encoding sulfur carrier protein ThiS, with the protein MTMSVSVNGEPRAIAPGTTLDVLVATLSAAPSGIAAAVNESVVPRGRWARTALADGDRVEVLTAVQGG; encoded by the coding sequence ATGACCATGTCCGTCTCCGTGAACGGAGAACCCCGCGCCATCGCCCCCGGCACCACGCTGGACGTCCTGGTCGCGACGCTGAGCGCCGCGCCCTCGGGGATCGCCGCCGCCGTCAACGAGTCCGTCGTCCCGCGCGGCCGGTGGGCCCGTACGGCGCTCGCCGACGGCGACCGGGTCGAGGTACTGACCGCGGTCCAGGGAGGCTGA
- a CDS encoding thiazole synthase, which yields MSDDLFALGDATFSSRLIMGTGGVPSLDVLERSLVASGTELTTVAMRRLDPGVAGSVLSVLERLGIRVLPNTAGCFTAGEAVLTARLAREALGTDWVKLEVVADERTLLPDPIELLDAAETLVDDGFTVLPYTSDDPVLARKLEDVGCAAIMPLGSPIGSGLGIRNPHNFQLITERAGVPVILDAGAGTASDAALAMELGCAAVMLASAVTRAREPELMAAAMRHAVDGGRLAHRAGRIPRRHFALASSPDEGVAVLDPERPAFRAVAP from the coding sequence GTGTCCGACGATCTGTTCGCGCTGGGGGACGCCACCTTCTCGTCCCGGCTGATCATGGGGACCGGCGGGGTGCCCAGCCTCGATGTGCTCGAACGCTCGCTGGTGGCCTCCGGCACCGAGCTGACCACCGTCGCGATGCGGCGGCTCGACCCGGGGGTGGCCGGCTCGGTGCTCTCGGTGCTGGAACGGCTCGGCATCCGGGTCCTGCCGAACACCGCGGGCTGTTTCACGGCGGGCGAGGCCGTGCTGACCGCCCGGCTGGCCCGGGAGGCGCTGGGCACCGACTGGGTGAAGCTGGAGGTGGTGGCCGACGAGCGGACCCTGCTGCCCGATCCGATCGAGCTGCTGGACGCGGCGGAGACCCTGGTCGACGACGGGTTCACGGTGCTGCCGTACACCAGCGACGATCCGGTGCTCGCCCGGAAGCTGGAGGACGTGGGATGTGCGGCCATCATGCCGCTGGGCTCCCCCATCGGCTCCGGGCTCGGCATCCGCAACCCGCACAACTTCCAGCTGATCACCGAGCGGGCCGGGGTGCCGGTGATCCTCGACGCGGGCGCCGGGACGGCGTCGGACGCGGCGCTCGCGATGGAGCTGGGGTGCGCGGCGGTGATGCTCGCGTCGGCGGTGACCCGGGCCCGCGAACCCGAGCTGATGGCCGCGGCGATGCGGCACGCGGTGGACGGTGGCAGGCTGGCGCACCGCGCGGGCCGCATCCCGCGCCGCCACTTCGCGCTGGCCTCGTCACCGGACGAGGGCGTGGCGGTCCTGGACCCGGAGCGCCCGGCCTTC